A stretch of Acidovorax sp. RAC01 DNA encodes these proteins:
- a CDS encoding AAA family ATPase, whose amino-acid sequence MTALAARFDDLVALRQCGNLLLARARWRGQPVTLWHLAEPHPAVAAASRAVCERLQGAQLSGVVDFHQGPSGVTWVVPDDRAVFLDNWTAQHGLVPLAAALQMLHSMALALDALHRHGVLHLHLRPATVRVRAGNPPQVQLVPAEAVPIEDVAALQDGAARHDACYSAPELSGRTATRLGPRTDLYLLGMLAYRVLTGRAPFEADDALGWLHAHLTVPAPDVRQGRPDVPAELAGLVAALLAKSPEQRPASAAIVAQDLQACLQALEQPVVPRAMPLRSPRALFAQPRLLLGREAEYEALEQALERVSSGRVERVELTGPAGIGKTALARRFLDAARQRGARVLSAKCEQQPAPRPYPVVADLLDDLASQGGGLPRAMPGPEAAALVALSPGLAAQAEGAASGQALPPDQARQRLLSGLVELLAALTRDQALVLWVDDAHWSDQATLLLLQAVLADRSLRRVLLLVGQRSDETGALPDRSVFRGLPGIEIELSGLHDDEIRSWVQAALPGGLVHPAPTLARLVQRSAGNPLFLGQLLDAMVAQGQLTPGDDGRWELDDRAAGLSALPASALEAGAARLRALEPEDAWLLGLAAAHGGALDALLLARAASRSPSQVRSTLERAQAEGLVEPTRQGRWRFLHDRLQQAAYQGGDEAVRQQWHLRLGTALLDADEDALLFDLCRHLALAQTLLTAQQRHAFVLAAQRAARKAGLGAAFAQQVALLRTAVDALRSDLLMDSAGQRSLLFDAAEALVLARDFAAADQCLGTAEPLVTDTLSRARADELRIGWLIAQDRGAEALALGVQALARLGVVVRPQRATLESLWQWLRLKSALRGIPQARWAELPVTSEPLHLQTDRLIFACISVAHTMASPLYAVLGLAGARFALVRGLTPWSWQPISAAAHVLSGVFDDIDTGHALGELSVQLGERLGTHSLSFNHLFYVMHWKVPVASTLPLLRECFDLAERSGNFEIAGYAAGMLVGVTWNAMGSLTALDEAIHDARGFVERRDNALVRDCCDTFDALLRLLRGPAPQAEIAPLKLQRASGQVLPHDEIFALIHDQLAVMLNVMAGFTGDAVVECGQRVRRNLHRMAGNFSTPLHHWFEALLHADRLRERPGAGSRRLVQRHLRKLRSWSAHCPANHAHRVVSLEAEWAALAGTPEADALYARAVQIACDHGFTGDAAILAHRWARHCARTGNPDGLRSSLERAHALYSQWGAGCMVELLERSLPTFARPRRDPPPLPLDTATLIKASQTIGAELEMGAVAERLLQQVMENAGARYGALLLQRDERLVLAAQRASPGARVEAQVPADLERTGLPQTLLRSVLQGREPVVLEDACAPHAWAAAQRWMGLTQVSVLCVPVVAAGRPLGALYLENELSAACFTPERATVARVLAGQAAVALSNARLYAELSEAHDALQSANLRLEERVLERTRALEDNHAQMRRLERLHAVDEERQRIMRDLHDGLGSQLFVMLSRVEREEISRGEISDALRACIADMRLVLEAMGPDGNDFMAAWGSFRFRWDAQLRAAGLQTRWIDDTPGDALELAPASGLQILRVAQEALTNVLKHAAAGQVEVALRPTGRFLQVSVQDDGCGIGGDAMPGSRGLSNMHTRAQRMGGRLHIERLQPGTRVELAVPLP is encoded by the coding sequence ATGACTGCGCTGGCAGCCCGGTTCGATGACCTCGTGGCCCTGCGCCAGTGCGGCAATCTGCTGCTGGCCCGGGCGCGTTGGCGTGGCCAGCCCGTGACTTTGTGGCACCTGGCAGAGCCGCATCCGGCGGTAGCCGCTGCAAGCCGTGCGGTGTGCGAGCGCCTGCAGGGTGCGCAGTTGTCCGGTGTGGTGGACTTTCACCAGGGCCCATCGGGGGTGACCTGGGTGGTGCCCGATGACCGCGCTGTTTTTCTGGATAACTGGACGGCCCAGCACGGCCTGGTGCCGCTTGCCGCAGCGTTGCAAATGCTGCATTCGATGGCCCTGGCGCTCGACGCCTTGCACCGCCACGGTGTGCTGCACCTGCACCTTCGTCCCGCGACCGTGCGTGTACGGGCAGGAAACCCGCCGCAGGTCCAGCTGGTGCCCGCTGAGGCCGTGCCGATCGAGGATGTGGCCGCGCTCCAGGACGGAGCCGCGCGCCACGACGCCTGCTACAGCGCGCCCGAGCTGAGCGGCCGCACGGCCACACGGCTTGGGCCGCGCACGGACCTGTACCTGCTGGGGATGCTGGCGTACCGGGTGTTGACCGGGCGGGCTCCCTTTGAGGCCGATGATGCGCTGGGCTGGCTGCATGCCCATCTCACGGTACCCGCCCCCGATGTTCGCCAGGGGCGGCCCGATGTTCCGGCAGAGCTGGCCGGGTTGGTGGCAGCGCTGCTTGCCAAATCGCCGGAGCAGCGCCCGGCTTCTGCGGCCATCGTGGCGCAAGACCTCCAGGCCTGCCTTCAGGCACTGGAGCAGCCCGTAGTGCCGCGGGCCATGCCGCTGCGTTCTCCTCGCGCGCTGTTTGCGCAACCGCGGCTGCTGCTGGGCCGCGAGGCAGAGTACGAAGCCCTGGAGCAGGCGCTGGAGCGGGTCAGCAGCGGACGGGTGGAGCGGGTTGAATTGACCGGACCTGCCGGCATTGGCAAGACGGCCCTGGCGCGGAGGTTTCTGGACGCTGCGCGCCAGCGGGGTGCGCGTGTTCTGTCGGCCAAGTGCGAGCAGCAGCCCGCGCCACGCCCCTATCCCGTGGTGGCCGATCTGCTGGACGATCTGGCCTCGCAAGGGGGGGGCTTGCCGCGTGCCATGCCAGGCCCGGAGGCGGCAGCCCTGGTGGCGCTTTCGCCGGGCCTGGCCGCGCAGGCGGAGGGGGCTGCTTCCGGGCAGGCGTTGCCGCCCGACCAGGCGCGCCAGCGCCTGCTGTCGGGGCTGGTGGAACTGCTGGCGGCGCTGACGCGAGACCAGGCACTGGTCCTGTGGGTGGATGATGCCCATTGGAGCGATCAGGCCACCCTGCTTCTGCTGCAGGCGGTGCTGGCCGATCGCTCGTTGCGGCGCGTGTTGCTGCTGGTGGGGCAACGCAGCGACGAGACGGGGGCCCTGCCGGACCGGTCCGTATTCCGCGGTCTGCCCGGCATCGAGATCGAGCTTTCAGGCCTGCACGATGACGAGATCCGCAGTTGGGTTCAGGCCGCATTGCCGGGCGGTCTGGTTCATCCGGCACCTACCCTGGCACGACTGGTGCAGCGCAGTGCAGGCAACCCGCTGTTTCTGGGCCAGCTGCTGGACGCGATGGTGGCGCAGGGGCAGCTGACGCCCGGTGACGATGGGCGCTGGGAGCTGGACGACCGCGCTGCCGGACTCTCGGCACTGCCTGCCTCCGCGCTTGAGGCTGGGGCTGCCAGACTGCGTGCGTTGGAGCCAGAGGACGCCTGGTTGCTCGGTCTGGCAGCGGCGCACGGCGGGGCGCTGGACGCCCTGTTGCTGGCGCGTGCCGCATCCCGCAGCCCGTCGCAGGTAAGGTCCACGCTGGAACGCGCGCAGGCAGAAGGATTGGTCGAGCCCACCCGCCAGGGGCGGTGGCGTTTCCTGCACGACCGGCTTCAGCAGGCCGCTTACCAGGGCGGCGATGAAGCCGTGCGCCAGCAGTGGCATCTGCGGTTGGGCACAGCCCTGCTGGACGCGGACGAGGATGCCCTGCTGTTCGACCTGTGCCGTCACCTGGCACTCGCGCAGACCTTGCTCACTGCGCAGCAACGCCATGCGTTCGTGTTGGCGGCACAGCGGGCAGCCCGCAAGGCGGGCCTCGGGGCCGCGTTCGCACAGCAGGTCGCGTTGTTGCGCACTGCCGTGGATGCTTTGCGGTCGGACCTGCTCATGGATTCGGCCGGGCAGCGCTCGCTGCTGTTCGATGCGGCAGAGGCCCTGGTGCTGGCGCGAGACTTTGCCGCGGCGGACCAGTGCCTTGGAACGGCTGAGCCGTTGGTCACGGACACGCTCTCCCGCGCCCGCGCCGACGAGTTGCGTATTGGCTGGCTGATCGCCCAGGACCGGGGCGCCGAGGCGCTGGCACTGGGGGTGCAGGCGCTGGCCCGCCTGGGCGTGGTGGTCCGCCCGCAGCGGGCCACGCTGGAATCACTGTGGCAGTGGCTGCGCCTGAAGAGCGCGTTGCGCGGCATTCCGCAAGCACGCTGGGCAGAGCTGCCGGTGACGTCCGAACCGCTGCACCTGCAGACGGACCGGCTGATCTTTGCCTGCATCAGCGTGGCGCACACGATGGCGTCTCCGCTGTATGCCGTGCTCGGCCTTGCGGGCGCGCGCTTTGCGCTGGTACGCGGTCTCACGCCGTGGTCGTGGCAACCTATCTCGGCGGCGGCGCATGTGCTCTCGGGCGTGTTCGACGACATCGACACCGGCCACGCGCTGGGCGAGCTGTCGGTGCAGCTGGGTGAGCGCCTGGGCACGCACAGCCTCAGCTTCAACCACCTGTTCTACGTGATGCACTGGAAGGTGCCGGTCGCGTCCACACTGCCGCTCTTGCGCGAGTGCTTTGATCTGGCAGAGCGCAGCGGCAACTTCGAGATCGCCGGCTACGCGGCCGGCATGCTGGTGGGCGTGACCTGGAATGCCATGGGGTCCCTCACGGCCCTGGACGAGGCCATCCATGACGCGCGGGGTTTTGTGGAGCGCCGTGACAACGCGCTGGTGCGGGATTGTTGCGACACCTTCGATGCGCTGCTGCGCCTGCTGCGCGGCCCCGCTCCTCAGGCCGAGATTGCGCCCCTGAAACTCCAGCGCGCCAGCGGGCAGGTGCTGCCGCATGACGAGATTTTTGCGCTCATCCATGACCAGCTGGCAGTCATGCTCAATGTCATGGCCGGGTTCACGGGCGATGCCGTGGTCGAGTGTGGCCAGCGCGTGCGGCGCAACCTGCATCGCATGGCCGGAAACTTTTCCACGCCGCTTCACCACTGGTTCGAGGCCCTGCTCCACGCCGACCGCCTGCGTGAACGTCCGGGGGCTGGCTCCAGGCGGCTGGTGCAGCGGCACCTGCGCAAACTGCGCTCCTGGTCGGCCCACTGTCCTGCGAATCACGCGCACCGCGTGGTGAGCCTGGAAGCCGAATGGGCTGCTTTGGCTGGCACGCCCGAGGCCGACGCGCTGTACGCCCGGGCCGTGCAAATCGCCTGCGACCACGGTTTCACCGGGGATGCCGCCATCCTGGCGCACCGCTGGGCGCGCCACTGCGCGCGCACCGGCAATCCGGACGGCCTGCGCAGCAGCCTTGAGCGCGCCCATGCCCTGTATTCGCAGTGGGGGGCGGGGTGCATGGTGGAGTTGCTTGAACGCAGTCTTCCCACCTTTGCGCGCCCGCGGCGCGACCCGCCCCCGCTGCCGCTGGATACGGCCACCTTGATCAAGGCGTCGCAGACCATTGGTGCGGAACTGGAGATGGGGGCTGTGGCCGAACGTCTGCTGCAGCAGGTGATGGAAAACGCGGGCGCGCGCTATGGCGCGCTCTTGCTGCAACGGGATGAACGCCTGGTGCTGGCGGCTCAGCGCGCCAGCCCCGGCGCGCGGGTCGAAGCCCAGGTGCCTGCGGATCTGGAGCGCACGGGCCTGCCCCAGACCCTGCTGCGTTCTGTGCTGCAGGGACGCGAGCCCGTGGTGCTGGAGGATGCGTGCGCGCCCCACGCCTGGGCTGCGGCGCAACGCTGGATGGGTCTAACGCAGGTGTCGGTGCTGTGCGTGCCGGTGGTGGCCGCCGGTCGCCCACTGGGCGCGCTCTATCTGGAAAACGAATTGTCCGCGGCCTGCTTTACCCCCGAGCGGGCTACCGTTGCCCGCGTGCTGGCGGGGCAGGCGGCTGTGGCGCTGAGCAACGCCCGCCTGTACGCCGAATTGAGCGAAGCGCACGATGCGCTGCAGTCAGCCAACCTGCGCCTGGAGGAACGTGTGCTGGAACGCACGCGTGCGCTGGAGGACAACCACGCGCAGATGCGCCGGCTTGAGCGCCTGCATGCGGTCGACGAGGAGCGCCAGCGCATCATGCGTGACCTGCACGACGGCCTGGGCTCGCAACTCTTCGTGATGCTGTCGCGCGTGGAGCGCGAGGAGATTTCGCGCGGCGAGATCAGCGATGCGCTGCGCGCCTGCATTGCCGACATGCGGCTGGTGCTGGAAGCCATGGGCCCCGATGGAAACGACTTCATGGCGGCCTGGGGCAGCTTCCGATTTCGCTGGGATGCGCAACTCCGGGCCGCTGGCCTGCAGACCCGTTGGATCGACGACACGCCGGGCGATGCCCTGGAGCTGGCTCCAGCCAGCGGCCTGCAGATCCTGCGCGTGGCCCAGGAAGCCCTGACCAACGTGCTCAAGCACGCAGCGGCCGGGCAGGTGGAGGTGGCGCTGCGCCCCACCGGCCGCTTCCTTCAGGTCAGTGTGCAAGACGATGGCTGCGGCATCGGCGGGGATGCGATGCCGGGAAGCCGGGGGCTGTCCAACATGCACACCCGCGCCCAGCGCATGGGTGGCCGGCTGCACATAGAGCGGCTGCAGCCCGGCACGCGGGTTGAACTGGCCGTGCCCCTTCCCTGA
- a CDS encoding ABC transporter ATP-binding protein has translation MQAADSYFVDFSDVWLAYNEELRAQNHFAVEAIDLKVRRGEFIAIVGPSGCGKSTFMKLATGLKMPSMGKILIDGKPVTGPLKISGMAFQAPSLLPWRTTVDNVLLPLEIVEPYRSNFKQKRKEYEERARKLLQKVGLAGYEDKFPWQLSGGMQQRASICRALIHEPKMLLLDEPFGALDAFTREELWCILRDLWTEQQFNVILVTHDLRESVFLADTVYVMSKSPGRFVVKKEIELPRPRDLEITYTKEFTDIVHELRGHIGALRKAGAPIQQ, from the coding sequence ATGCAGGCTGCCGATTCCTATTTCGTGGACTTCAGCGACGTCTGGCTCGCCTACAACGAAGAGCTGCGCGCCCAGAACCACTTTGCCGTCGAGGCCATCGACCTGAAGGTGCGCCGTGGCGAATTCATCGCCATCGTCGGGCCCTCGGGCTGTGGCAAGTCCACCTTCATGAAGCTGGCCACGGGACTGAAGATGCCTTCCATGGGCAAGATCCTCATCGACGGGAAGCCCGTGACCGGCCCGCTCAAGATCTCGGGCATGGCCTTCCAGGCGCCCTCGCTGCTGCCCTGGCGCACCACGGTCGACAACGTGCTGCTGCCGCTGGAGATCGTGGAGCCCTACCGCAGCAACTTCAAGCAAAAGCGCAAGGAATACGAGGAGCGCGCCCGCAAGCTGCTGCAGAAGGTGGGCCTGGCGGGTTACGAAGACAAGTTTCCGTGGCAGCTGTCGGGCGGCATGCAGCAGCGCGCCAGCATCTGCCGCGCCCTCATCCACGAGCCCAAGATGCTGCTGCTGGACGAACCGTTCGGCGCACTGGATGCCTTCACGCGCGAGGAGCTGTGGTGCATCCTGCGCGACCTGTGGACGGAGCAGCAATTCAACGTGATCCTGGTCACGCACGACCTGCGCGAATCCGTGTTCCTGGCCGACACCGTGTACGTGATGAGCAAGAGCCCTGGCCGCTTCGTGGTGAAGAAAGAGATCGAACTGCCGCGCCCGCGCGACCTGGAGATCACCTACACCAAGGAATTCACCGACATCGTGCACGAGCTGCGCGGGCACATCGGCGCCCTGCGCAAAGCTGGCGCCCCCATCCAGCAATAA
- a CDS encoding ABC transporter permease: protein MHKKTVERWSPWILLTATIVLWQIICSAFNVSEFIFPSPWAIGMQLVEFSGVIAGHAWRTFWVTMAGFGIAIVVGVLLGFIIGSSRLAYAAVYPLMTAFNALPKAAFVPILVVWFGIGVGPAILTAFLISFFPIMVNIATGLATLEPELEDVLRVLGARRWDVLTKVGLPRSMPYFYGSLKVAITLAFVGTTVSEMTAANEGIGYLLISAGSSMQMGLAFAGLMVVGAMAMVMYELFSALEKHTTGWAHRGSQGE from the coding sequence ATGCACAAGAAAACCGTAGAGCGCTGGTCGCCCTGGATACTGCTGACCGCCACCATCGTGCTGTGGCAGATCATCTGCTCGGCCTTCAACGTGTCGGAGTTCATTTTCCCCAGCCCCTGGGCGATCGGCATGCAGCTGGTGGAGTTCAGCGGCGTCATCGCCGGGCACGCGTGGCGCACCTTCTGGGTCACCATGGCCGGGTTCGGAATCGCCATCGTGGTGGGGGTGCTGCTGGGCTTCATCATCGGATCGTCGCGCCTGGCGTATGCCGCGGTGTACCCGCTGATGACGGCCTTCAACGCCCTGCCCAAGGCGGCGTTCGTGCCCATCCTGGTGGTGTGGTTCGGCATTGGCGTGGGGCCGGCCATCCTCACGGCGTTCCTCATCAGCTTCTTTCCGATCATGGTGAACATCGCTACCGGGCTGGCCACGCTGGAGCCCGAACTGGAAGACGTGCTGCGCGTGCTGGGTGCCAGGCGCTGGGACGTGCTCACCAAGGTGGGCCTGCCGCGCTCCATGCCGTACTTCTACGGTTCGCTCAAGGTCGCCATCACCCTGGCCTTTGTCGGTACCACGGTGTCGGAGATGACCGCAGCCAACGAAGGCATTGGCTATCTGCTCATCAGCGCTGGCTCGTCGATGCAGATGGGCCTGGCCTTTGCGGGACTGATGGTGGTGGGCGCCATGGCGATGGTGATGTACGAGCTGTTTAGTGCGCTGGAAAAGCACACGACCGGCTGGGCGCACCGGGGCTCCCAAGGGGAGTAA
- a CDS encoding outer membrane protein assembly factor BamB family protein, giving the protein MTPTHTPSAPWSTMRGNPQNTGCWNFGAPSAPAQLISHVPADTTGILNATPVVDASGTIHVGSSDGYLYSLGPSGTWNRLPVAASDAATGASTDARKHGAVVDSAACILPTGWLYVPAGDRSIYATCDGTTLARSELRKESSSPSTIDWLEGNVVTDGHGGLYAGCDNFFFYALRAEGKDARPRWAFATGFFIWSAAAFHPDGSMGCFASADMTVYAFDPRSDQARILWTAPLDNLCASSPAITRDGRVMLGAFDGRIYCLDAEQAGRRIATFDTPALVYASPALYEQGDVQQMFVLSSDGVLRGFDISARGAAPRLRWSCFTGMPSFSSPVVGPAPGDGGSYRVYVATGDGVVLSIDPTKGQIAGRFDLCVLGRKPEDTGDDPAFWTSVQYPAINASLALSPQGVVAVSSGGIVARIPYTAFSECPAPQRLRSLRYVSPAGRMAADALDGQTPLLVDGGQVLTLASVSDQGFEPLQADPLSVMLDGQSVPFSLSADGTLIHMHAPVDRPGFTVSVHYQGALYGSAPCQVRVIQSPPPACTLPGRMWEVTRMSVFSPFVVPALDQLAIATIKITLRVLYVGSPDDDGSYPVAVYGCEHYAGGGAGSPARNLMYLFTGSYRGGVLTLEARNTYFELSALPVGLDTFRLSAVLDATQTRGVSLSATYRKSFWTTMAWLYNLVHKWLAQTTARDAEAHGTHTGHEAVNSAEPLQTTETASVGWRVTAFLGRLLQRGAAQLIRPWKLLDARGAFVWAGTFSLASTQDPQAPKLKVDAAHCSFRWPYLHVQAACIEPADAATLPDQVIGIVLWDADTQEPLGLPYTTLNEMPVIRDATVTCTLIWDDVHSQRIGGNRRLVARVMVGPQMANGEFAFQMPDAVQR; this is encoded by the coding sequence ATGACCCCGACCCATACCCCGTCCGCTCCCTGGTCCACGATGCGCGGCAACCCGCAGAACACGGGTTGCTGGAACTTCGGTGCGCCCTCGGCGCCTGCGCAGTTGATTTCGCATGTGCCCGCGGACACCACAGGCATTCTCAATGCCACACCCGTCGTCGATGCCAGTGGCACCATCCATGTCGGTTCGTCGGATGGCTATCTGTACTCATTGGGACCCTCCGGCACATGGAACCGCCTGCCCGTGGCCGCATCCGATGCGGCCACGGGCGCATCGACAGATGCCCGCAAGCATGGGGCTGTGGTGGACTCGGCTGCGTGCATCCTTCCTACCGGATGGCTGTACGTTCCCGCTGGCGACCGATCCATCTATGCCACCTGCGATGGAACAACGCTTGCGCGGTCTGAGCTCAGGAAAGAGAGCAGCTCACCCAGTACGATCGATTGGCTCGAGGGCAATGTGGTCACCGATGGCCATGGCGGGCTGTACGCTGGCTGCGACAACTTCTTTTTCTACGCCCTCCGTGCCGAAGGCAAGGATGCCAGGCCACGCTGGGCTTTTGCCACCGGTTTTTTCATCTGGAGTGCCGCCGCCTTTCACCCCGACGGCTCCATGGGCTGCTTTGCCTCGGCCGACATGACGGTTTACGCGTTCGACCCGCGCTCGGACCAGGCCCGCATTCTGTGGACAGCGCCGCTGGACAACCTGTGCGCCAGCTCGCCCGCGATCACGCGCGATGGACGGGTGATGCTGGGAGCGTTCGACGGACGGATCTACTGCCTCGACGCAGAGCAGGCTGGCCGTCGCATCGCCACATTCGACACGCCAGCGCTGGTGTATGCGTCACCCGCTCTGTACGAGCAAGGCGACGTGCAGCAGATGTTCGTGCTGTCGTCCGACGGCGTGCTGCGCGGTTTTGACATCTCCGCCCGAGGTGCCGCACCCCGGCTGCGGTGGTCCTGCTTTACCGGCATGCCCAGCTTTTCATCGCCGGTGGTGGGGCCGGCACCGGGCGATGGCGGGTCTTACCGCGTGTATGTCGCCACCGGAGATGGCGTTGTGCTGTCGATCGACCCGACCAAGGGCCAGATCGCGGGACGTTTCGACCTGTGCGTTTTAGGCCGAAAGCCCGAGGACACCGGGGACGACCCGGCGTTCTGGACATCGGTGCAGTACCCGGCGATCAACGCGTCACTCGCACTGAGTCCCCAGGGCGTGGTGGCCGTCAGCTCCGGCGGCATCGTGGCCCGTATTCCGTACACTGCGTTTTCCGAATGCCCGGCACCCCAGCGACTCCGGAGCCTGCGCTACGTGTCGCCTGCGGGCCGCATGGCAGCAGATGCGCTGGACGGCCAGACACCGCTGCTCGTCGATGGCGGTCAAGTGCTGACCCTGGCATCGGTATCGGACCAGGGCTTTGAGCCCCTGCAGGCCGACCCTCTTTCCGTGATGCTGGACGGGCAAAGCGTGCCGTTTTCGCTGAGTGCGGATGGCACACTCATCCACATGCATGCCCCGGTCGACCGGCCAGGCTTCACGGTGTCTGTGCACTACCAGGGCGCGCTGTACGGCAGCGCTCCGTGTCAGGTGCGGGTCATTCAGTCACCGCCGCCTGCCTGCACCTTGCCAGGACGGATGTGGGAAGTCACGCGCATGTCCGTGTTTTCGCCCTTCGTGGTACCGGCGCTGGACCAGCTCGCCATCGCCACCATCAAGATCACCTTGCGGGTGCTGTATGTGGGCAGTCCCGACGACGACGGGTCGTACCCGGTGGCCGTGTACGGCTGCGAACACTATGCAGGGGGCGGCGCCGGAAGCCCGGCCCGAAACCTGATGTACTTGTTCACCGGCAGCTACCGCGGCGGTGTGCTGACCCTGGAGGCACGCAACACCTACTTTGAACTCAGTGCCTTGCCCGTTGGGCTCGATACGTTCCGGCTGAGTGCGGTGCTGGACGCAACGCAGACCCGCGGGGTCTCGCTGTCTGCCACGTACCGCAAGAGCTTCTGGACCACCATGGCGTGGCTGTACAACCTGGTACACAAGTGGCTCGCCCAGACCACAGCGCGCGATGCCGAGGCGCATGGGACGCACACCGGCCATGAAGCAGTGAATAGCGCAGAACCCCTGCAAACCACCGAAACAGCCTCGGTGGGCTGGCGCGTGACGGCATTCCTGGGGCGATTGCTGCAACGGGGTGCGGCGCAGCTCATTCGTCCGTGGAAGCTGCTGGATGCCCGTGGCGCCTTTGTGTGGGCGGGCACTTTTTCCCTCGCCAGCACCCAAGACCCACAGGCGCCGAAGCTGAAGGTGGACGCGGCACACTGCAGCTTTCGCTGGCCGTACCTGCATGTGCAAGCGGCCTGCATCGAACCGGCAGACGCCGCGACCCTGCCAGACCAGGTCATTGGCATCGTGCTGTGGGACGCTGACACGCAGGAACCTCTGGGCTTGCCGTACACCACGCTGAACGAGATGCCGGTGATCCGTGACGCCACCGTGACGTGCACCCTCATCTGGGACGACGTGCACTCGCAGCGCATAGGTGGGAACCGGCGTCTGGTTGCGCGGGTGATGGTCGGTCCACAGATGGCCAACGGCGAGTTCGCATTCCAGATGCCGGACGCGGTGCAGCGCTGA
- a CDS encoding response regulator: MPIRVLVVEDEPAFLQRFSEAVLGHARLELVGAVTSVSAACAMIDALVPDVVLTDLGLPDGDGTDVIRHAMNRRTDCDVLVVTMFGDDAHVTESIAAGATGYLMKDALPDSMADSIIQVHEGGSPISPGIARRVLQRFRTSEPGAAVPAPSLPVPAPDANPLTARETDILRLVAKGLSFADIGDVLDISPHTVVAHVKRIYRKLAVHSRGEAVYEAQAIGLL; the protein is encoded by the coding sequence ATGCCCATCCGTGTGTTGGTGGTCGAAGACGAACCCGCCTTCCTTCAGCGGTTTTCGGAGGCGGTGCTGGGCCACGCCCGGCTGGAGCTGGTGGGTGCGGTGACCAGCGTGTCGGCAGCGTGCGCCATGATCGATGCACTCGTGCCCGACGTGGTGCTCACCGATCTCGGCTTGCCAGACGGCGATGGCACGGACGTCATCCGCCATGCGATGAACCGGCGCACCGATTGCGATGTGCTGGTGGTCACCATGTTTGGCGATGACGCCCACGTGACCGAAAGCATCGCGGCAGGCGCCACCGGTTACCTGATGAAGGACGCCCTGCCCGACAGCATGGCCGATTCCATCATCCAGGTGCATGAGGGCGGATCGCCGATCAGTCCAGGCATTGCGCGGCGGGTGCTGCAGAGGTTTCGGACTTCGGAGCCGGGAGCCGCAGTACCTGCGCCATCCCTCCCGGTGCCGGCCCCGGACGCCAACCCGCTCACCGCGCGGGAGACCGACATCCTGCGCCTGGTGGCCAAGGGCTTGAGCTTTGCCGACATTGGCGATGTGCTCGACATTTCTCCGCACACCGTCGTCGCCCATGTGAAACGCATCTACCGCAAGCTGGCCGTGCATTCGCGGGGTGAGGCGGTGTACGAGGCGCAGGCGATTGGCCTGCTCTGA
- a CDS encoding ABC transporter substrate-binding protein, translating into MQKRTFLQTAAVLALASTAQLVQAQQTTPIKFQLDWRFEGPAALFLQPVAKGYFKAAGLDVTVDSGNGSGGAVQRVASGTYDMGFADLAAVMEFHANNPDAQNKPVAVMMVYNNTPASVMALKKSGIAKPADLAGKKLGAPVFDAGRRAFPIFQKANGIGNVTWTAMDPPLRETMLVRGDVDAITGFTFTSLLNLEARGAKAADVVVLPYADFGVKLYGNVIIASPKLIKENPAAVKAFLSAFAKGAKEVLANPAASIEHVKARDGIVNVPLETRRLQLAIDTVINSPDARAEGFGRVVPGRLSLMASQVSDAFNTKTRVNPDDVWNPGFLPSAAELNVLPKK; encoded by the coding sequence ATGCAAAAACGAACTTTCCTCCAGACCGCCGCTGTGCTCGCCCTTGCCAGCACCGCGCAGCTGGTCCAGGCACAACAAACCACACCCATCAAGTTCCAGCTGGACTGGCGTTTCGAAGGCCCTGCCGCGCTGTTCCTGCAGCCAGTGGCCAAGGGCTATTTCAAGGCCGCAGGCCTGGATGTGACGGTGGACTCCGGCAACGGCTCGGGCGGCGCGGTGCAGCGCGTGGCCTCCGGCACGTACGACATGGGGTTTGCCGACCTGGCCGCCGTGATGGAGTTCCACGCCAACAACCCCGACGCACAAAACAAGCCGGTGGCCGTGATGATGGTCTACAACAACACCCCGGCATCGGTGATGGCCCTCAAGAAAAGCGGCATCGCCAAACCCGCCGACCTGGCTGGCAAGAAACTGGGCGCGCCCGTGTTCGACGCCGGCCGCCGCGCGTTCCCCATCTTCCAGAAGGCCAACGGCATCGGCAACGTGACCTGGACCGCCATGGACCCTCCGCTGCGCGAGACCATGCTGGTGCGCGGCGATGTGGATGCCATCACCGGCTTCACCTTCACCTCGCTGCTGAACCTGGAGGCCCGCGGCGCCAAGGCCGCCGACGTGGTCGTGCTGCCCTATGCCGACTTCGGCGTGAAGCTCTACGGTAACGTGATCATCGCGAGCCCCAAGCTGATCAAGGAGAACCCGGCCGCCGTCAAGGCGTTCCTGTCGGCCTTTGCCAAGGGTGCCAAGGAAGTCCTCGCCAACCCTGCCGCGTCCATCGAGCATGTGAAGGCCCGCGACGGCATCGTCAACGTGCCGCTGGAAACCCGCCGCCTGCAGCTGGCCATCGACACCGTCATCAACAGCCCCGACGCCCGCGCCGAAGGCTTTGGCCGCGTGGTGCCAGGGCGCCTGTCGCTGATGGCATCGCAGGTATCTGACGCGTTCAACACCAAGACGCGCGTGAACCCCGACGACGTGTGGAACCCAGGCTTCCTGCCCAGCGCAGCCGAGCTGAACGTGCTTCCCAAGAAGTAA